Below is a window of Vicinamibacteria bacterium DNA.
CCCGAGACCCTTCTGGAGCAGCTGAGAAACGCTCTGGCGAACACCCTGGCGGTCCTGGCCGAGGCGGGCGCCGGACCCGAGCACGTCGTTCGAATGACCTGGTACCTTTGCGACAAGCGGGAGTACTTAACGCAGTTGCAGGAGATCGGGCTGGTTTATCGTGAGCTCATGGGCCGCAGCTACCCCGCAATGGCGGTGGTCGAGGTCAAGGGGCTCGTCGAGGATGGGGCGCGCATCGAGATCGAGACGACCGCGGTGGTGCCCCGGGACTAACCCGAGCGGCCCGAGCTATTCGGATTTCTTCAGCTTCTCGTTGAATTTGGCGAGGTTTTCCGCGTTCTCGAAGTAGAACACCCGGCGATAGGAATCCGCACCAATGACGGCCGTCGCCTTGTCGACCTCGTTCCCGCTCACGGGATCGACTCCGATTCGTAGACTCTCGTCTCGCGCCAGTCGTGCCTTGCACATCTCGCAGCAACCGTAATAGGTCTTCCCGTCGACGTCGACGCGAACCTGCTCTTTGTCGTAGGCGGCGTCGTTGACCATGCAAACGTACTCGGGCTCGACGACCTCGACTTCGTCGCCCGCCCAGCCGAGACCAGCCAGCAAGACCAGCAGCAGCAGCATCACCGATATCCGCGTCCGCATCGAGAACCTCCTGGAGACATTATATCGGGTCCCTGACTTTTCATCAGCCTGCTAGTCCTCCCGAAGCGCTACCAGGGGATCGACTCTCGTCGCTCGCCACGACGGAAGGAGGCACGCGAGGAGGGCTACCGCCGTGAGAGTCGTCGTGATGGCCGCAAGCGTCCAGGGGTCATTCGGCTCGACGCCGTACAGCATCCCCGCAAAAAAGCGGGTCACAACCAAGGAGGCACCGACGCCCAGGCCCACTCCCAACACCGCGGGCCTCATTCCCTGCAGGAGAACCAGGCGGAGAACGTCGGAGCTCCTCGCTCCGAGTGCCATGCGCAGAGCGATCTCGCTCGTCCGCCGCGCCACCGCGTAGGAGAGGACGCCATAGATTCCCAGAGCGGCAAGCAAGAGCGCCGCGGCTCCGAAGATCGAAAAAACGACCATCTGCAGCCTCTCGGTGGACACCGAACCGTTCAGGATGTCATTCATCGCTCGGGTGTAAGAAATCGGCTGGTCGGGGTCGACGGCCCAGATCTCGGCCCGAATGCGCCTCGCGAGGCCGGACGCGTCACCCCTCGCCCGCACGGCCAGGTCGCGGGGGTCGAAGAATCCGAACGACCGCTGGTATACCGTCACGTAGAGCGCGGGCACGGGCTCCCCTCCGCGCTCGAGCTCTCGAATGTCTCCCACGATCCCGATAATCTCGTGGGGCTCCCCCCAGATACGGAGCCGTTGGCCCACGGGCTCGACTTCCCCGAGAAAACGGCGGAAGAAACTCTCGTTGATCACGGCAGTGCGCGGCGAATCGGAGGAATCACCACGATCGAACACCCGCCCTCTCACCACCGGGACGCCCAGAGCTCGAAAATAATCCGGGGTCACGCTGCGAAAAACCGCGAACCGGTCCGAATCGGAAGGTTCCTCTCGGCCCTCGATCTCGAATGACGTGGAACCGCCCTGGAAAGTGAGCGGCAACATCGTCACGAACCCAGCCGATACGACGTCGGGAAGATGCTCGATTCGGTCGAGAACCTCCCGATAGAAAGCGACGCGCTGATGGGGCTCTTCGTATTTCGTCCGCGAGAGCTCGACCCGCATGGTTAGAACTTCCTCGGGCCGAAACCCGGGACT
It encodes the following:
- a CDS encoding RidA family protein, with translation MTIHRVLTPAGWPRGRGYSHGIEAQGSLVFVAGQVGWDKSQRFPETLLEQLRNALANTLAVLAEAGAGPEHVVRMTWYLCDKREYLTQLQEIGLVYRELMGRSYPAMAVVEVKGLVEDGARIEIETTAVVPRD